The Candidatus Jordarchaeales archaeon genome includes a window with the following:
- a CDS encoding phosphatase PAP2 family protein, which translates to MNYWWDLITTHYVQGSFWTPWGFMKLPSLLDGIMQVISQLGEEAVWILVVSLLFWVGYKRESLYLGSLIFVNAVINLWLKYTIYRMRPTWYEAFIFHDSSGPSMPSGHAQLTAAASFYTARTVSRKLKAMNKAAEKGTIMTKNGVILYFLALILTILVSLSRVYLGVHWPTDVIAGSIMGFTVFAFYSALAERVWRAVKPRLPTSMLSKCVAVVLLGVAIGVLTPPSWEVGWRAGGFLAGLFVGAALEAETVKLSEPKTLRYACVRVIVGLLALSLLAFVADEIYSGITAPIDLTELLLGFFIIPSQLLPWTSLIAIVLLEPFMHPFFGAVQFPLYALIGLWISLAAPYVFKVLRL; encoded by the coding sequence ATGAACTACTGGTGGGACTTAATAACTACACACTACGTTCAAGGCTCTTTTTGGACTCCGTGGGGTTTCATGAAGCTTCCGTCATTGCTTGACGGCATAATGCAGGTGATCTCTCAACTCGGAGAAGAAGCAGTGTGGATACTAGTAGTTTCACTGCTCTTTTGGGTTGGATACAAGAGGGAAAGTCTCTACCTAGGCTCCCTAATATTTGTCAATGCGGTGATAAATCTGTGGTTGAAGTATACCATTTACAGGATGAGACCAACATGGTATGAAGCATTTATCTTTCACGATTCTTCTGGTCCATCGATGCCTAGCGGCCACGCTCAGCTAACGGCGGCGGCAAGCTTTTACACAGCTAGAACAGTTTCCAGGAAGCTTAAGGCAATGAACAAGGCAGCCGAGAAAGGCACCATCATGACAAAGAATGGCGTCATTTTGTATTTCTTAGCGCTAATTTTGACCATCTTAGTATCACTAAGCAGAGTGTACCTAGGTGTGCACTGGCCGACCGACGTGATAGCTGGAAGCATCATGGGATTTACCGTATTCGCGTTTTACTCCGCGCTTGCCGAGCGCGTCTGGCGCGCTGTGAAACCTCGCCTTCCGACAAGCATGCTGTCAAAGTGTGTTGCAGTAGTGTTGCTTGGTGTTGCTATAGGAGTTTTGACGCCCCCATCATGGGAGGTGGGGTGGCGTGCTGGCGGCTTCCTAGCAGGCCTATTCGTAGGCGCGGCACTAGAAGCAGAAACTGTAAAGCTCAGTGAACCTAAAACATTGAGGTACGCCTGCGTGAGGGTGATAGTTGGCCTCCTGGCCCTTTCTTTGCTCGCTTTTGTAGCAGATGAAATCTATTCCGGGATAACCGCCCCCATTGACCTAACGGAGCTGCTATTAGGTTTCTTCATAATCCCGAGCCAGCTCCTACCCTGGACTAGCTTGATAGCGATAGTCCTTCTGGAACCCTTCATGCACCCCTTTTTCGGCGCCGTTCAGTTCCCCCTCTACGCTTTAATAGGGTTATGGATCAGCTTAGCAGCACCCTATGTTTTCAAAGTCCTCCGACTTTGA
- a CDS encoding CoA-binding protein — protein MQPENREGGIEERFSAVKGGGVLVDSSCRDLKPIFEPRSVAVIGASNNPTKWGCIILANIVSYGFNGKIYPVNPGEEKVLNIKAYPNIKDIKDEVDLAVIARPAETVPQHVEECVEAGVKAAIAIAGGFRETGVRGEELEREVVRIARRGGLLLVGPNTMGVYSASVNLCALMPPVSPRKGEVALISQSGNIGTNLLGFGSSVGVGFNKFVSSGNEADIECHEYLEYFGLDPNVKVILLYVEGIKSGRKFMRVAEEVSEKKPIVVYKAGRTRAGFRAARSHSGALFSPNEVVKAVFKQTGVVQASTVNEMLDLAKSFVNLPLPKGNRVGIMTWGGGYGVVASDAFEEAGLEVTSLSDETIEKLNSILPPYWSKGNPVDLVGVFDRSIQPSCLDIIAGDVNVDIVVALGFIVGSGAFAGAFGGLYRREGGDVVREWISKTDEKSMEYMVELIKKYGKPVVAVTATTDMEVVAKASEKGAVVYPTIETAASTLSKIVEYVKYRKKRESLKAGNNQGVKVGGL, from the coding sequence TTGCAGCCCGAGAATAGAGAAGGAGGAATCGAAGAAAGGTTCTCAGCCGTGAAAGGTGGTGGTGTCCTGGTGGACTCCAGCTGTAGAGATCTTAAGCCGATTTTCGAGCCGCGCTCGGTCGCGGTGATAGGTGCCTCAAACAATCCTACAAAGTGGGGTTGTATTATTCTTGCTAACATAGTGTCCTATGGTTTTAATGGGAAAATTTACCCTGTGAATCCGGGCGAGGAAAAGGTTCTCAACATTAAGGCTTACCCGAACATCAAGGACATAAAGGATGAAGTTGATCTTGCAGTGATAGCAAGACCCGCAGAGACCGTCCCTCAACATGTTGAAGAATGTGTTGAGGCGGGTGTTAAGGCTGCGATAGCCATAGCTGGAGGTTTCAGGGAGACAGGGGTGAGGGGCGAGGAGCTTGAAAGAGAGGTCGTGAGGATAGCGAGAAGAGGTGGGTTGCTTCTGGTCGGGCCGAATACCATGGGGGTTTACAGTGCATCTGTCAATCTTTGCGCTCTGATGCCCCCAGTGTCTCCTCGAAAAGGAGAAGTGGCGCTGATTAGCCAGAGCGGAAACATTGGAACGAACCTGCTTGGTTTTGGTTCAAGTGTGGGGGTTGGCTTCAATAAGTTTGTGAGTAGTGGTAATGAGGCGGACATAGAGTGCCACGAGTACTTGGAGTACTTTGGGTTAGATCCTAACGTGAAAGTCATCTTGTTGTATGTTGAAGGGATAAAAAGTGGAAGGAAGTTTATGAGAGTAGCTGAGGAGGTCTCAGAAAAGAAGCCCATCGTGGTTTATAAAGCTGGTAGGACGCGGGCGGGGTTTAGAGCTGCTAGGTCTCACAGCGGGGCGTTGTTTTCTCCAAATGAAGTGGTGAAAGCAGTCTTCAAGCAGACCGGAGTCGTTCAAGCTTCAACGGTCAACGAGATGCTGGATTTGGCCAAGAGTTTTGTGAACCTTCCGTTACCTAAAGGGAACCGTGTTGGTATAATGACCTGGGGAGGCGGGTATGGAGTCGTCGCTTCAGACGCCTTCGAAGAGGCAGGGTTAGAGGTTACTTCTCTGAGCGATGAAACTATAGAAAAGCTAAACAGTATTCTTCCCCCCTACTGGAGTAAGGGAAACCCGGTTGACCTAGTAGGGGTCTTTGATAGGAGCATACAGCCTTCATGCTTGGACATAATAGCGGGTGACGTGAACGTTGACATAGTTGTTGCTCTAGGGTTTATTGTTGGGAGTGGAGCGTTTGCAGGGGCGTTTGGAGGGTTATACCGTAGAGAGGGAGGCGATGTCGTTAGAGAGTGGATTTCGAAAACAGACGAGAAAAGCATGGAGTACATGGTCGAGCTTATCAAGAAATATGGTAAACCGGTGGTTGCGGTTACTGCTACTACGGACATGGAAGTCGTCGCAAAAGCTAGTGAGAAAGGAGCGGTAGTTTACCCGACTATAGAGACAGCGGCAAGCACTCTTTCTAAGATAGTCGAATACGTCAAATATAGGAAAAAAAGGGAGAGCTTGAAGGCTGGGAATAACCAGGGAGTCAAAGTCGGAGGACTTTGA
- a CDS encoding helix-turn-helix domain-containing protein translates to MGCVMKLPCEIVIWYLLPAIRAALARELANLGLSQRDISEKLGVSEAAVSQYIKGKRGKKIDLTAEVYEIVRETAKSISLGTSIMDVYRKTCSICLELRRKSLMCNLHKTLDTVPESCDLCPCLLDTSR, encoded by the coding sequence TTGGGGTGTGTAATGAAGCTTCCATGTGAAATCGTAATATGGTACCTCCTTCCAGCAATCCGCGCCGCTTTGGCTAGAGAGCTTGCCAACCTAGGCTTATCTCAAAGGGATATATCAGAAAAGCTCGGCGTGTCTGAGGCCGCTGTCTCTCAATACATAAAGGGAAAGCGAGGTAAAAAGATAGATCTCACAGCCGAAGTCTACGAAATAGTGCGCGAGACCGCGAAGTCTATATCCTTAGGTACATCCATCATGGACGTTTACCGAAAAACCTGCAGCATATGCCTGGAACTCAGAAGGAAATCTCTCATGTGCAATTTGCACAAAACGCTGGACACTGTTCCAGAAAGCTGCGACCTCTGCCCCTGCCTTTTAGATACTTCTAGATAA
- a CDS encoding DapH/DapD/GlmU-related protein yields the protein MEGKKSNPPNLLLRLGVNIFLAGVLSIPFSIITAILAYYVVVELLDLHVSVVIGLAPLYYLVAKWCFKFLFLVLVKAQLKPVEEGYFEADFGNKNVRNWLINISLIDAVKYFVGNPPLGQTFLRPPLYRFLGARLGKATSLDEVTDPYLLEMDDGAIAGGRSFIITHISRNGGLYLKKVKIGRGALVGVSSIVMPGVEVGEGAVVAAGSLVPADTKIPPYTLWAGVPAKQVKSLKSEQKTCEGDVA from the coding sequence TTGGAGGGCAAGAAGAGTAATCCTCCCAACCTTCTTTTGAGACTAGGCGTAAACATATTCTTAGCTGGCGTGTTATCAATACCTTTCTCCATTATAACAGCTATCCTAGCGTACTATGTCGTAGTTGAGTTACTGGACCTACATGTATCCGTAGTTATAGGCTTAGCCCCATTGTATTACTTGGTTGCGAAGTGGTGTTTCAAGTTCCTCTTCTTAGTTCTAGTTAAAGCACAATTGAAACCCGTTGAAGAAGGATACTTTGAAGCAGACTTTGGGAACAAAAATGTTAGGAATTGGCTAATAAACATCTCACTCATAGATGCCGTAAAATATTTCGTCGGAAACCCACCGCTAGGCCAAACATTCCTAAGACCTCCTCTCTACAGGTTCCTCGGAGCAAGGCTTGGCAAAGCAACCTCTCTGGACGAAGTCACCGACCCGTACCTCTTAGAAATGGATGACGGCGCAATTGCAGGCGGCCGCTCCTTTATAATAACACACATCTCGAGGAACGGTGGGCTTTACCTTAAAAAAGTGAAAATAGGTCGCGGCGCGCTCGTAGGGGTGTCTTCGATAGTAATGCCAGGAGTTGAAGTAGGTGAGGGAGCAGTAGTAGCAGCCGGCTCTCTCGTTCCAGCGGACACAAAAATACCTCCATACACCTTATGGGCTGGTGTACCGGCAAAACAAGTAAAATCACTAAAAAGTGAACAGAAGACGTGTGAAGGAGACGTCGCCTAG
- a CDS encoding MBL fold metallo-hydrolase, translating to MGDVFEVKPIKVIEGVFLVGGAGLSDDADCCVYLIDADGRLVLIDSGVGVNTELIVENIEDIGYSPENIEYLVGTHRHIDHIGGNRFFKDSFDCKIIMHELDAEAVESGDQFTTGAMLYGVKLNPCRVDVKISQTVSLPVGDLELKLIHTPGHTPGSISVLLEKEGKRILFGQDIHGPIDPSWGSDIKQYCESMKLLLSLNADILCEGHFGVFSSPGKVKSFIERYMHIYGC from the coding sequence GTGGGGGATGTGTTCGAAGTGAAACCAATAAAGGTTATTGAAGGTGTATTCCTGGTCGGCGGTGCAGGACTTTCTGACGACGCTGATTGCTGTGTCTACCTAATAGATGCGGATGGACGCCTCGTATTAATTGACTCTGGTGTCGGGGTAAACACTGAATTGATAGTTGAAAACATAGAGGATATCGGTTACAGCCCTGAAAACATAGAATATTTGGTAGGAACGCATAGGCACATAGATCATATCGGCGGAAATAGGTTCTTCAAAGATTCCTTCGACTGCAAAATAATCATGCACGAATTGGACGCTGAAGCCGTGGAGTCCGGAGACCAATTTACGACTGGAGCAATGCTGTACGGCGTAAAACTCAACCCATGCAGAGTTGACGTGAAAATCAGCCAGACGGTAAGCCTACCGGTCGGTGATCTAGAACTCAAATTAATTCACACCCCAGGGCATACGCCGGGAAGCATAAGCGTACTCCTAGAGAAAGAAGGTAAGCGAATACTTTTCGGCCAAGATATACACGGGCCGATAGACCCTTCATGGGGATCAGACATCAAGCAATATTGTGAATCGATGAAACTCTTGCTCTCCCTCAATGCCGACATACTGTGCGAGGGTCATTTTGGCGTTTTCAGCTCTCCTGGAAAAGTCAAGTCATTTATAGAACGGTACATGCACATCTATGGATGTTAG
- a CDS encoding mandelate racemase/muconate lactonizing enzyme family protein, with product MIVKSVKATVIRLPFSIKIGAMPRFNASGTLVEVETDEGIVGYSMTHFPFSDRSLARYIEEVLSKIVVGKDPFMIEAIWRDMYNTCNRILLGIAQATSAVECALWDVVGKALKTPVYRLLGGFKEKVKAYASFPFALTPKAASQMAETARKRSFQAVKLRIGEGLKKDEEIIKTVREEHPDLEIMVDANSAYNEIREAVKLSEICDRYDVRWLEEPLPSDNLAALSELRARSAVEIAGGENDFSLFRFKEILDMGAYDIVQPDATRCGGILQCKKIAALAEAYGVQSIPHIFGFGLVMAANLQVIAATYNSNYMEYPLYPDEFYLLEKPIEVRDGYALVPKEPGLGVQVNFEAIEKYAEKSGK from the coding sequence ATGATTGTTAAGTCTGTGAAAGCAACGGTTATTAGGCTACCTTTCTCCATCAAGATTGGTGCCATGCCTCGTTTTAATGCGTCGGGGACTTTAGTCGAAGTAGAGACGGACGAAGGAATAGTTGGGTACTCCATGACGCACTTCCCGTTTTCCGATAGGTCCCTAGCGAGGTACATTGAGGAAGTTCTCAGTAAGATAGTTGTGGGTAAAGATCCGTTCATGATTGAGGCTATCTGGAGGGATATGTACAACACTTGTAACAGGATTTTGCTGGGTATTGCTCAGGCTACGAGCGCCGTGGAGTGCGCGTTGTGGGATGTAGTTGGGAAAGCCCTAAAGACACCTGTCTACAGGCTACTTGGAGGATTTAAGGAGAAAGTTAAAGCGTATGCTAGTTTTCCGTTTGCTCTGACGCCGAAGGCGGCAAGCCAGATGGCTGAAACTGCCAGGAAGAGGAGTTTCCAGGCGGTTAAGCTCAGGATAGGCGAGGGATTGAAGAAAGATGAGGAAATCATAAAAACTGTCAGGGAGGAGCACCCAGACCTCGAGATAATGGTTGACGCGAACTCGGCTTACAACGAGATAAGAGAGGCTGTGAAACTCTCCGAAATATGTGACAGGTATGATGTGAGGTGGCTCGAAGAGCCGCTTCCATCAGACAATTTAGCGGCGCTTTCCGAGCTGAGGGCGCGTTCAGCTGTAGAGATAGCTGGAGGGGAAAACGACTTTTCACTTTTCAGGTTTAAGGAAATTCTAGACATGGGGGCTTACGACATAGTTCAGCCTGACGCCACGAGGTGTGGGGGGATACTTCAGTGCAAGAAGATAGCGGCTTTAGCTGAAGCCTACGGAGTGCAGTCTATTCCACACATCTTCGGGTTCGGATTAGTTATGGCCGCGAATCTCCAAGTGATTGCAGCAACGTATAATTCGAACTATATGGAGTACCCACTTTACCCGGACGAATTCTACCTGCTGGAGAAGCCTATAGAGGTGCGTGATGGATACGCCTTAGTACCAAAAGAACCGGGATTAGGGGTACAGGTTAACTTCGAAGCCATAGAAAAGTATGCCGAAAAAAGCGGGAAGTGA
- a CDS encoding S8 family serine peptidase, producing MADGRKNLNYMVPAGTQIALSYMAALTGRTVLLKTQNFSLTLWDGFTGQILCFTSVFIYFVSWLHSTKGFSSVKGYLPLAAAASLLLPLSLHKPVPVIVPGVESYLLIFPSTAPPSSMVTSLLVFACILVGINPPTGSLLGKVSTFLTFTPTIFLLLSTPSLAGRAASILGEYDHLIHSAFPLHFNFFTCLSLTALLGGVAILSSGKTERLVLLSCAAYVLSYPVLYRTFTQPLEQLAVEPAPLVWITVPLATIILLARPSIRSLKTFPKLLLALSLLVPCILPPLYAPPPYATNSLNVINEDDRIDPAILAIEGIPTQLHVILRFTSLTDDALKKLNETPYFKISYHDGKPAVYRGQVNMVYGVLNASTSNWKDLARMLVRDFNLKYLLLDRTPSEKPTFNADPAVYSVDADVLHALNVTGRGVTVAIIDSGINDLDPEIAGKTEGRIIYQVNLITGKEGDPLLVGELTPTDSKLHGTFVARTIAGVRGIAPHANIIDLKVQLEMGEMYHDTYLRIVEAIEWCIRNKERFNISVINLSMGNREGTGGVIDEAVNRAVLAGITVVAAAGTWLNPAEIRVNSIFTPGTAALAVTVGATQSHDNDIWAYLPASAIGPGRSAFKPDVVAPGPYTSGSTPIVAGVAALLHQVAAELNIPQSIRSLAVRQALIQGAACHDLGPPGYDPFYGWGKVNALSSYIVMKKSFS from the coding sequence GTGGCCGATGGCCGGAAAAACCTCAACTACATGGTTCCTGCAGGAACACAAATAGCCCTGTCCTACATGGCGGCTTTAACAGGACGTACAGTGCTCCTGAAAACTCAAAACTTTTCCCTAACTCTATGGGATGGATTCACGGGACAAATCTTATGCTTCACGTCCGTGTTCATCTACTTCGTAAGCTGGCTTCACTCTACGAAAGGGTTCTCCTCTGTGAAAGGATACCTCCCGCTAGCCGCAGCAGCCTCCCTTCTTCTCCCCCTATCACTCCACAAACCCGTCCCGGTAATTGTTCCTGGTGTTGAGTCATACCTCCTCATATTCCCTTCAACCGCTCCCCCCTCCAGTATGGTAACATCTCTCCTGGTTTTCGCCTGCATACTCGTGGGGATCAACCCTCCAACGGGAAGCCTGTTAGGAAAAGTCTCTACGTTTTTGACGTTTACCCCAACAATTTTCCTCTTGCTCTCCACACCTTCGCTTGCTGGAAGAGCAGCCTCAATCCTAGGAGAATACGACCACTTAATTCACTCAGCATTCCCCCTCCACTTCAACTTCTTCACCTGTCTCTCACTTACCGCGCTTCTAGGAGGGGTAGCCATACTTTCGAGCGGGAAAACTGAAAGGCTTGTCCTCCTATCCTGCGCAGCATACGTGCTTTCATACCCAGTATTATACCGGACTTTTACCCAACCACTTGAACAATTAGCCGTGGAGCCAGCCCCCCTCGTATGGATTACAGTCCCCCTCGCCACCATAATTCTCCTCGCTCGCCCCTCCATTCGTTCTCTCAAAACTTTTCCAAAGTTACTCCTAGCTCTTTCACTTCTAGTCCCCTGCATTCTCCCTCCCCTCTATGCTCCACCGCCTTATGCTACAAACTCGCTAAACGTCATAAACGAGGATGACCGAATAGATCCAGCTATTCTGGCGATAGAAGGCATACCTACACAACTACACGTGATACTACGCTTTACATCTCTCACAGATGACGCTCTGAAAAAACTGAACGAAACACCCTACTTTAAAATATCATACCACGACGGCAAACCTGCAGTATACAGAGGCCAAGTCAACATGGTTTACGGAGTACTAAACGCGTCCACAAGCAACTGGAAGGACTTAGCTAGAATGCTGGTGCGCGACTTTAACCTAAAATACCTCCTCCTCGACAGAACCCCATCAGAAAAGCCGACATTCAACGCCGACCCGGCAGTCTACTCTGTTGATGCTGATGTTCTTCACGCTTTGAATGTGACTGGGCGTGGGGTGACGGTCGCCATAATAGACTCCGGAATAAACGACCTAGACCCAGAAATAGCCGGAAAAACCGAAGGAAGAATAATATACCAAGTAAACCTCATAACAGGAAAAGAAGGAGACCCACTACTAGTAGGAGAATTAACACCAACGGACTCTAAGCTTCACGGAACTTTTGTTGCTAGAACCATTGCTGGAGTTAGGGGTATAGCACCACACGCAAACATAATAGACCTAAAAGTCCAGCTCGAAATGGGAGAAATGTACCATGACACGTACCTACGTATAGTTGAGGCTATAGAGTGGTGTATAAGGAACAAGGAGAGGTTTAACATATCCGTGATAAACCTAAGCATGGGCAACAGAGAGGGGACGGGTGGCGTCATAGACGAAGCGGTGAATAGAGCAGTCCTAGCAGGGATAACCGTAGTCGCCGCTGCTGGAACATGGCTTAACCCCGCTGAAATTCGTGTCAACTCCATTTTCACGCCAGGAACGGCGGCGCTTGCAGTAACTGTTGGAGCAACGCAGAGCCATGACAATGACATTTGGGCTTACCTACCGGCAAGCGCCATAGGGCCAGGGCGGTCGGCATTTAAACCAGACGTCGTTGCGCCGGGACCCTACACTAGTGGTTCAACACCAATCGTTGCAGGCGTGGCAGCTCTCTTGCACCAAGTTGCCGCTGAGCTTAACATACCGCAAAGCATCAGAAGTCTTGCGGTGAGGCAGGCACTAATACAGGGTGCAGCCTGCCACGATCTTGGGCCACCAGGTTACGACCCCTTCTACGGGTGGGGCAAAGTCAACGCCCTTTCGTCATACATTGTGATGAAAAAGAGTTTCTCATAG
- a CDS encoding S8 family serine peptidase produces MPALFIALSGSAVAKKAAFITGYYDHMLHSLFPPHFNLFTFLSIFSFMNGMALLSNKRVEFVATLFCMSFAASYPALHRVTTRILTPVALDPAPLVWISVVFVSLVFLRSRFFVKGSLLAMLFAALVLQPIGIAHASVMASFPVTLTSETRIDDRIDSSILGMTQPPEKIPVILRFPYLVSEEVLSRLNVIPFFEVSKHNGAPAVYNSHVCFVYGVIKTQFCDWREASRFLVKEFNLKYLILDRGIDPSQLLKVHPITYSVDADVLHALNVTGRGVTVAIIDSGINDLDPEIAGKTEGRIIYQVNLITGKEGDPLVTGDLTPADSKLHGTFVARTIAGVRGIAPHANIIDLKVQVETGEMCYVDSLRIVEAIEWCIRNKERFNISVINLSMGNREGGRGIVCRAVERASLAGIIVVTAAGSYSNPFESFTNPVFTPGVSSQAVTVGATQSYVHDFWACFPASAVGDWAKLKPDLVAPGPYTSGSTPIVAGIAALLFQAAEELGIPKSVRSIAVKHALLNGAARNDLGMPGFDPLYGYGKVNALASYLALKNFS; encoded by the coding sequence ATGCCTGCTCTCTTCATAGCTTTGTCCGGCTCCGCTGTTGCTAAAAAAGCTGCTTTCATCACAGGATACTACGACCATATGCTCCACTCTCTCTTCCCCCCACACTTCAACCTCTTTACGTTTCTTTCAATATTCTCTTTCATGAACGGAATGGCTCTCCTTTCTAACAAGAGAGTGGAGTTTGTGGCAACACTCTTCTGTATGTCTTTCGCCGCTTCATACCCTGCATTACACCGCGTGACTACTAGAATTCTCACCCCAGTGGCGCTAGATCCCGCCCCTCTTGTGTGGATCTCTGTAGTGTTCGTTTCCCTAGTTTTTCTTCGTTCACGCTTCTTTGTTAAAGGTTCTCTCTTAGCAATGTTATTCGCTGCCTTAGTGCTCCAGCCCATAGGGATAGCTCATGCCTCAGTAATGGCAAGCTTTCCTGTTACGTTAACTAGTGAAACCAGAATTGATGACAGAATAGACTCATCAATTTTGGGGATGACACAACCGCCAGAAAAAATACCAGTAATACTGCGCTTCCCTTATCTAGTGAGCGAAGAAGTGCTCTCTAGGTTAAACGTCATCCCGTTCTTCGAAGTCTCAAAGCACAACGGAGCCCCCGCAGTATACAATTCACATGTCTGTTTCGTCTACGGAGTGATAAAGACGCAATTTTGCGACTGGCGTGAGGCATCCAGATTCCTCGTGAAAGAGTTCAACCTCAAATACCTAATCCTAGATAGAGGAATTGACCCCTCACAGCTCCTTAAAGTTCACCCAATAACCTACTCTGTTGATGCTGATGTTCTTCACGCTTTGAATGTGACTGGGCGTGGGGTGACGGTCGCCATAATAGACTCCGGAATAAACGACCTAGACCCAGAAATAGCCGGAAAAACCGAAGGAAGAATAATATACCAAGTAAACCTCATAACAGGAAAAGAAGGAGACCCGCTCGTAACGGGGGATCTGACACCTGCAGACTCTAAGCTTCACGGAACTTTTGTTGCTAGAACCATTGCTGGAGTTAGGGGTATAGCACCACACGCAAACATAATAGACCTAAAGGTCCAAGTTGAGACAGGTGAAATGTGCTACGTGGACAGCCTACGTATAGTTGAGGCTATAGAGTGGTGTATAAGGAACAAGGAGAGGTTTAACATATCCGTGATAAACCTAAGCATGGGCAACAGGGAAGGAGGAAGAGGAATCGTGTGCCGTGCCGTCGAACGTGCCAGCCTGGCGGGGATAATTGTAGTTACTGCAGCAGGCTCATATTCAAACCCATTTGAAAGCTTTACAAACCCTGTCTTCACGCCCGGAGTAAGTAGCCAAGCAGTAACTGTTGGAGCAACACAGAGTTATGTCCACGACTTTTGGGCCTGCTTTCCAGCGAGCGCTGTGGGAGACTGGGCCAAGCTCAAGCCAGACCTAGTGGCGCCAGGACCTTATACTAGTGGCTCAACACCCATCGTTGCAGGCATAGCTGCCCTCCTTTTCCAAGCCGCTGAGGAATTAGGTATACCTAAAAGCGTGAGGAGTATTGCCGTAAAGCACGCCTTATTAAATGGTGCTGCGCGAAACGACTTAGGAATGCCGGGGTTTGACCCGCTATATGGTTACGGTAAGGTTAATGCTCTTGCATCATACCTTGCCCTAAAGAATTTCTCGTAA